Proteins encoded together in one Amblyomma americanum isolate KBUSLIRL-KWMA chromosome 1, ASM5285725v1, whole genome shotgun sequence window:
- the LOC144136658 gene encoding uncharacterized protein LOC144136658: MGDSLDFLAVWKEQTRGIDDYVSLLHRFFTTIDIPLRARFHISSVANQPGTHTEERYYQAVCKYTFPDTGSRAVPTSALQAVSARVTQQWCLLGRMMPFRGHLQWLIPEREHGFWCRWMPHEADIQLASLSFGTFAGLCLFAQSHVFYSKPGAPGYTLSCAFKHDERLLQVMLKLVHKNSCSHTCSSYKLQIPYHSIFRVVLNEAETHHDALGIYLQLVTVPLLYRSAYDVNEWEASTGDGVWYDRVFQLGCPCWWVMRSYDIGGSSVVKLTFRNKLKARQAISRLSARCKPETTFQYSPMLTKKVGAKLREIKMRCHSKIKPNLCFPTCYAFSAVLQQGHDGFAQMALLACETLEEFEELLIRLLHTSGPALELALYAIRSAIEEHEIVDIISCLPKLFAKFCTPAAALSKAPAGTCLVRRCIVTPSKVILLPPQIHCQNRILRKFDPEFSLRVSFRDDNMQNLSYSLMSSHCRHMVIERVVARTLRDGLVAGNRRFRLLATSCSQLRDHGAWLYATDAKGYSSEMIRHWMGDFSGIASTPKKMARMGQCFSSTEESVHVPLLSNSVREVPDILGGKHPVTAEHYIFSDGIGMISPGLLKEVTDKIGLTVSPSAIQIRYAGYKGMLCVNPLLSGRQIVLRKSMRKFNCVNSECIEVIKISAPRPVFLNRQLITLLEQLGVPSRVFFCLQQRMVTLFTEALVSDSVALQVLETYVGPVLPFGQLLRHGFSLTRDPFVRSILFAVYRTSMESLLSKTRIAVPRNLGRNMFGVLDETGTLKYGQVFVQFTSLGSSTRQQNGPPVFILSGTVLVTKCPCLHPGDVRKFTAVNVPALHHIKDCVVFPANGFRPHSDEMAGSDLDGDEYIVIWDRNLFFPGHNQEPMIYGQKVQQQRSELSLVDGMAKFISDFIKNDNVGVMSNAHLAMADKLKDGVFSKQCLSIAAKISTCLDFAKTGVAAVLEKHERPREYPDFMAKGCHKNTYRSNRVLGHLYRFQRFLESVVSTSFNSQLVDGRSNIKLLEFHGWMSYRSVVEELRAAYESDMDRILKQYGIKTEAEVVSGFINDTSSFNKSNYEKSNVEVLVTKQYRAIADSTRKRFFKKVEEACYLESAFSTEEQTTILLRMASACFMVTYSNAQKTCSSFPWIFSELILLVMASASRREMPYRQGNLLIACLDSQLPPASSQLSAKSIALEVVLKWAVKEDLLLQDAGVRCARICRHCLETLFINSARAEDAIANGEGAPSPGCYVTSFFRYVGSASVVFPKCDSCSWSSQTHTLTMAALRTYSLLAIFCDLCHLGLPCDARLHEPVQEIQEGNDVRIKVTSPGFRDMLLHGQDEVVSLLAVWSGVHEVRIRRGADRGGGRDIVVSSVGRDWQRWFLEELLLQPWLANAVEKRSLEQFIRG, encoded by the exons ATGGGGGACAGCCTCGATTTCCTCGCTGTGTGGAAAGAGCAAACCAGAGGGATCGACGACTATGTCTCGCTGCTACACAGATTTTTCACGACCATCGACATCCCCTTGCGCGCGCGCTTTCACATCAGCTCTGTCGCCAACCAGCCGGGTACCCACACGGAGGAAAGGTATTACCAGGCCGTGTGCAAATACACGTTTCCCGACACAGGCAGCAGAGCTGTTCCCACGAGCGCGCTGCAGGCCGTAAGCGCAAGGGTAACTCAGCAGTGGTGCCTTCTGGGCAGAATGATGCCGTTCAGGGGCCATCTCCAGTGGCTGATCCCGGAGCGAGAGCATGGGTTTTGGTGCAGGTGGATGCCGCACGAAGCCGACATTCAGCTTGCATCTCTCTCTTTCGGCACCTTCGCTGGGCTCTGCCTTTTCGCCCAAAGCCACGTCTTTTATTCAAAACCTGGCGCCCCAGGGTACACCCTGAGTTGCGCTTTCAAGCACGACGAACGGCTATTGCAAGTGATGCTCAAGCTAGTCCACAAAAACAGCTGCAGTCATACTTGCAGCTCATACAAGTTGCAGATACCGTACCACAGCATTTTCCGAGTCGTTCTGAACGAGGCTGAAACCCACCACGACGCACTAGGCATCTACCTTCAACTCGTCACTGTCCCGCTGTTGTACCGAAGTGCGTACGACGTGAATGAGTGGGAAGCATCCACAGGAGATGGCGTATGGTACGACCGCGTTTTCCAACTGGGATGTCCTTGCTGGTGGGTGATGCGCAGCTACGACATTGGCGGGAGCTCAGTCGTCAAGCTGACTTTCCGGAACAAGCTGAAAGCGCGACAAGCGATAAGTCGCCTCAGTGCGCGCTGCAAGCCAGAGACCACTTTCCAGTACAGCCCCATGCTTACGAAGAAGGTTGGCGCCAAGCTGAGAGAGATCAAGATGCGATGCCACAGCAAgattaagccgaatctttgcttCCCAACGTGCTACGCCTTCAGCGCTGTCCTACAGCAAGGACACGACGGATTCGCTCAAATGGCTTTACTTGCTTGTGAAACACTGGAAGAGTTCGAAGAGCTGTTGATAAGGCTTCTCCACACCAGTGGTCCTGCCCTCGAGTTGGCTCTGTACGCCATTCGAAGCGCCATCGAAGAGCACGAGATTGTCGACATAATTTCATGCCTGCCGAAGCTGTTCGCAAAGTTCTGCACCCCAGCCGCCGCTCTCTCAAAGGCGCCCGCTGGTACTTGCCTGGTTCGACGCTGCATCGTCACTCCGTCGAAGGTCATTTTGCTTCCTCCGCAGATACACTGCCAGAACAGGATTCTTCGCAAGTTTGACCCGGAGTTCTCGCTGCGTGTGTCATTTCGCGACGACAACATGCAGAACTTGTCCTACTCGCTCATGTCCAGTCACTGTCGGCACATGGTCATCGAGCGGGTTGTCGCAAGGACGCTCCGCGATGGCCTGGTCGCCGGAAACAGGCGGTTCAGGCTCCTGGCCACTTCGTGCAGCCAGCTTCGAGACCATGGGGCCTGGCTTTACGCAACG GACGCAAAGGGCTACTCGAGCGAGATGATTCGCCACTGGATGGGTGACTTCAGCGGCATTGCGAGCACTCCCAAAAAGATGGCACGCATGGGACAGTGTTTCTCCTCTACGGAAGAATCTGTACACGTTCCCCTGCTCAGCAACTCTGTGCGGGAAGTCCCCGACATCTTGGGAGGAAAGCATCCAGTCACTGCCGAACATTACATCTTCTCTGACGGCATCGGCATGATTTCGCCCGGGCTCCTCAAAGAG GTGACCGATAAGATCGGCCTCACTGTCTCCCCGTCTGCCATCCAAATTCGCTACGCTGGCTACAAAGGCATGCTCTGCGTCAACCCACTGCTCAGCGGAAGGCAGATAGTCCTGAGGAAAAGCATGCGCAAGTTCAACTGCGTCAACTCGGAGTGCATTGAGGTCATCAAAATTTCAGCTCCGC GTCCCGTGTTCCTGAACCGGCAGCTGATCACACTGCTCGAGCAGCTGGGCGTCCCCAGCCGGGTGTTCTTCTGCCTGCAGCAGCGCATGGTGACCCTGTTCACAGAGGCTCTGGTCAGCGACAGCGTCGCGCTGCAGGTTCTCGAGACATACGTGGGCCCAGTGCTCCCTTTCGGCCAACTGCTGCGCCACGGCTTCTCGCTCACGCGGGACCCCTTCGTGCGCTCCATCCTGTTTGCTGTCTACAGGACATCCATGG aGTCTCTCCTGTCCAAGACTCGCATCGCTGTACCGCGCAACTTGGGTCGAAACATGTTCGGTGTGCTCGATGAGACCGGGACGCTGAAGTACGGCCAGGTGTTCGTGCAGTTCACTTCACTTGGTTCGTCCACCCGACAGCAAAATGGCCCGCCGGTATTCATCCTGTCAg GAACCGTGCTCGTGACAAAGTGCCCCTGTCTGCACCCCGGCGACGTGAGGAAATTCACCGCAGTGAATGTCCCGGCCTTGCATCACATCAAAGACTGCGTCGTGTTCCCGGCAAATGGTTTCAGGCCACACTCCGACGAAATGGCAG GTTCCGACTTGGATGGAGACGAGTACATTGTCATTTGGGACAGGAATCTGTTCTTTCCGGGACACAACCAAGAGCCCATGATTTACGGACAAAAGGTTCAACAGCAGCGTTCTGAACTGAGTCTG GTAGATGGCATGGCGAAATTCATATCGGACTTCATCAAGAACGACAACGTTGGCGTGATGTCCAACGCGCACCTAGCAATGGCAGACAAGCTTAAGGACGGCGTGTTTTCGAAACAGTGTCTCTCCATAGCGGCCAAAATCTCCACCTGCCTAGACTTTGCGAAGACCGGGGTggccgccgtgttggagaaacacgaaaGGCCCCGAGAATACCCGGACTTCATGGCAAAGGGATGTCACAAGAACACTTATCGTTCAAACCGGGTTCTTGGCCACCTCTACAGATTCCAAAGGTTCTTGGAATCTGTAGTTAGCACCAGCTTCAACAGCCAACTAGTCGACGGCAGAAGCAACATAAAGCTGCTCGAATTCCACGGCTGGATGAGCTACAGGAGCGTTGTGGAGGAATTGCGAGCGGCGTACGAGTCCGATATGGACCGCATACTGAAGCAGTACGGCATCAAGACTGAAGCAGAAGTTGTGTCCGGCTTCATCAACGACACCTCCAGCTTCAACAAGAGCAACTACGAAAAGAGCAACGTGGAAGTTCTCGTCACTAAGCAGTACCGTGCCATAGCGGATTCGACAAGGAAGAGATTTTTCAAAAAAGTTGAAGAGGCGTGTTACCTGGAAAGCGCTTTCTCTACCGAGGAGCAAACGACGATTCTGCTAAGAATGGCGTCCGCATGCTTCATGGTGACGTACTCTAATGCACAAAAGACCTGCTCCAGCTTTCCCTGGATATTTTCGGAGCTCATTCTCTTGGTTATGGCGAGTGCGTCTCGACGCGAGATGCCATACCGGCAAGGCAACCTTCTGATCGCCTGCCTGGACAGTCAGCTGCCTCCTGCTTCATCACAGCTGTCTGCCAAAAGCATCGCGCTTGAAGTGGTGCTAAAATGGGCTGTAAAGGAAGACTTGCTGCTTCAGGACGCAGGTGTTCGCTGCGCCCGCATCTGTAGACATTGTTTGGAGACTCTCTTCATCAACTCAGCAAGAGCTGAAGACGCTATAGCTAATGGCGAAGGGGCACCCTCTCCTGGCTGTTACGTGACATCCTTTTTCCGTTACGTCGGCAGTGCGTCTGTCGTCTTCCCCAAATGCGACTCCTGCAGCTGGTCATCTCAAACACACACGCTCACAATGGCCGCGCTCAGAACCTACAGCCTGCTAGCTATCTTCTGCGATCTGTGCCATCTGGGCCTCCCTTGCGACGCCAGACTGCATGAGCCTGTGCAGGAGATTCAGGAAGGCAACGACGTGCGCATCAAG GTGACCAGTCCGGGCTTCCGGGACATGTTGCTGCACGGCCAGGACGAGGTGGTCAGTCTGCTGGCAGTCTGGTCTGGCGTGCACGAGGTTCGCATTCGGCGCGGCGCGGACCGCGGGGGCGGCCGCGACATCGTCGTGTCCTCGGTGGGCCGCGACTGGCAGCGCTGGTTCCTCGAGGAGCTCCTGCTCCAGCCCTGGCTCGCCAACGCCGTCGAGAAGCGCAGCCTCGAGCAGTTCATTCGCGGCTGA